Proteins from a single region of Primulina tabacum isolate GXHZ01 chromosome 5, ASM2559414v2, whole genome shotgun sequence:
- the LOC142544565 gene encoding uncharacterized protein LOC142544565 isoform X1 has translation MALSRAVMMEVEPPSILRYLIGSAIMMLGVVLPLGYMMFRNKRAPSSSSYSKQTNKVLI, from the exons ATGGCT TTAAGCAGAGCTGTGATGATGGAGGTTGAACCTCCTAGCATATTGAGGTATTTGATTGGATCAGCGATAATGATGCTGGGTGTGGTGTTGCCTCTGGGCTACATGATGTTTCGCAATAAACGGGCTCCTTCTTCCTCTTCTTACTCCAAACAGAC GAACAAAGTTTTGATATAG
- the LOC142544565 gene encoding uncharacterized protein LOC142544565 isoform X2, which produces MALSRAVMMEVEPPSILRYLIGSAIMMLGVVLPLGYMMFRNKRAPSSSSYSKQT; this is translated from the exons ATGGCT TTAAGCAGAGCTGTGATGATGGAGGTTGAACCTCCTAGCATATTGAGGTATTTGATTGGATCAGCGATAATGATGCTGGGTGTGGTGTTGCCTCTGGGCTACATGATGTTTCGCAATAAACGGGCTCCTTCTTCCTCTTCTTACTCCAAACAGACGTAG
- the LOC142545455 gene encoding protein SINE1-like yields MNRSLSPILRELENLEKDADSRKLAMKALKSYVKDLDSKAIPMFLAKVSESKQTGVSPGEYTISLYEVLARVHGPKIIPQIDNIMSTIVKTLSSSAGSFALHQACSKVVPAIARYAIDPTTAEDKKRDIIHSLCKPLSDCLLGSLENLSSGAALCLQMLIEFDNWRFASNEMINEVCQRVAGALEKHSQTNSHMALVTTLTKHNSLIVEAYSSLFLQSGVRILDIGFAEENSQKQLSAIHMISSLMRCLDPKSISFELEFVIEELEKCQSDRMPFVTGAAFEAVQIAKRICAEKGSKIGRVTRSITGSNFDGRQNTKRSVCGSRVQSPRTVSPESQTINSFVGYDYFTGSPISMKQDPRGMSDDSRSVNRKLWRRCENGVLDISLKDGIFSSITREVDILKPDNDEFSDNCSGHTENFADFRQGTTGRSAARSTSSSPQGSNSTINLNDVKIFSTPRKLIHSLQDPDNLNSGFSKNHTGRFRNLTPITFDQMTASKLNGLSLGINPMINGEENLSYSGEQLICSLESVSSTEDVYPDTDTPVSVNMIPRNETQIQNANVRQGFQFSARKIVCGILLVIFAVVFRLLAIGDLADGNILVPT; encoded by the exons ATGAATAGAAGTTTAAGTCCAATACTGAGGGAGTTGGAGAATCTTGAGAAGGATGCCGACAGTAGAAAATTAGCTATGAAAGCTCTTAAATCATATGTAAAAGACTTGGATTCCAAAGCAATACCCATGTTTCTTGCTAAGGTTTCTGAGAGCAAACAAACTGGTGTATCGCCTGGTGAATACACAATTTCGTTATACGAGGTTCTTGCTCGAGTCCATGGGCCAAAAATCATCCCTCAGATAGATAACATTATGAGCACCATTGTCAAGACCTTGTCCTCAAGTGCAGGATCTTTTGCCCTTCATCAGGCTTGCTCGAAGGTGGTTCCAGCTATCGCAAGATATGCAATTGACCCAACAACTGCAGAGGATAAGAAGAGAGACATCATTCACTCTTTATGTAAGCCTCTTTCAGATTGCCTATTGGGTAGCCTAGAGAATCTGTCTTCTGGAGCTGCCCTTTGTCTACAGATGCTTATTGAGTTTGATAATTGGCGATTTGCTTCAAACGAGATGATTAATGAGGTGTGTCAGAGAGTTGCCGGGGCTTTGGAGAAGCATTCACAGACCAATTCCCATATGGCTTTGGTTACGACTTTGACTAAACACAATAGCCTGATAGTTGAAGCGTATTCAAGTCTTTTTCTGCAGTCTGGAGTACGAATTCTTGACATTGGTTTTGCTGAGGAAAATTCACAAAAACAATTGTCAGCCATACATATGATAAGTTCTTTGATGAGATGTTTGGATCCAAAAAGTATATCATTTGAATTGGAGTTTGTAATCGAAGAGCTCGAAAAGTGCCAATCTGATCGGATGCCTTTTGTTACTGGGGCTGCATTTGAAGCGGTACAAATAGCAAAGAGGATTTGTGCTGAAAAGGGCTCGAAAATTGGGAGGGTCACACGTTCAATCACCGGTTCAAATTTTGATGGAAGACAAAACACCAAGAGGAGTGTGTGTGGATCTAGAGTCCAATCACCTCGCACTGTGTCACCGGAGTCACAAACCATTAATTCTTTTGTGGGATATGATTATTTTACTGGATCGCCAATCTCGATGAAACAGGACCCTCGAGGCATGAGTGATGATAGCAGAAGTGTAAACCGTAAACTTTGGCGAAGATGTGAGAATGGAGTACTAGATATATCTCTTAAAGATGGTATATTCTCAAGTATAACTCGGGAGGTAGACATCCTGAAACCTGATAATGATGAATTTTCCGACAACTGCAGCGGTCATACGGAAAATTTTGCCGATTTTCGACAAGGGACTACTGGACGTTCAGCTGCAAGAAGCACATCGTCCAGTCCTCAG GGATCAAACTCCACTATCAACCTCAATGATGTGAAGATTTTCAGTACCCCAAGAAAGCTCATTCATTCACTCCAGGATCCAGATAACTTGAACTCGGGCTTCTCTAAGAATCATACTGGAAGGTTCAGAAATTTGACTCCAATAACATTTGATCAAATGACAGCATCAAAGCTTAATGGCCTTTCTCTTGGCATAAATCCCATGATCAATGGTGAGGAAAATTTGTCCTACAGTGGTGAGCAGTTAATTTGCAGCTTAGAATCAGTTTCCTCAACTGAAGATGTTTATCCTGACACAGATACACCAGTGTCTGTGAATATGATTCCTAGAAATGAAACTCAGATTCAAAATGCCAATGTGCGTCAAGGCTTCCAATTCTCTGCTCGCAAAATTGTTTGTGGCATTTTACTTGTTATATTTGCAGTAGTTTTTCGTTTGTTGGCAATTGGTGATCTGGCAGATGGCAACATTCTTGTTCCCACCTAG
- the LOC142545458 gene encoding T-complex protein 1 subunit theta-like — protein sequence MVGFGMQPYGIQSMLKEGHRHLSGLDEAVLKNIDACKQLSTITRTSLGPNGMNKMVINHLDKLFVTNDAATIVNELEVQHPAAKILVFAGKAQQEEIGDGANLTISFAGELLQNAEELIRMGLHPSEVIIGYTKAINKTIEILEELVESGSENMNVREKDEVISRMRSAVASKQFGLEDKMCSLIADACIQVCPKNPSNFNVDNVRVAKLLGGGLHDSTIVRGIVLKNDAVGTIKRIEKAKVAVFVGGVDTSATETKGTVLIHSAEQLENYSKTEESKVEELIKAVADAGAKVIVSGAAVGEMALHFCERYKLMVLKISSKFELRRFCRTTGAVGLLKLSQPNSDDLGYVDSISVEEIGGARVTVVKNEQGGNSVSTVVLRGSTDSILDDLERAVDDGVNTYKAMCRDSRIIPGAAATEIELAKRLKEFSFKETGLDQYAVSKFAESFEMVPKTLADNAGLNAMEIISSMYAEHASGNTKVGIDLEEGLCKDVSSKNVWDLYITKLFALKHAADAACTVLRVDQIIMAKPAGGPKRPERAAGMDED from the exons ATGGTTGGGTTTGGAATGCAGCCGTACGGAATACAGTCGATGCTGAAAGAGGGGCACCGGCATCTGTCGGGTCTCGACGAGGCGGTGCTGAAGAATATTGACGCCTGCAAGCAGCTATCCACCATCACTCGCACTTCCCTCGGTCCCAATG GTATGAATAAGATGGTCATCAATCACTTGGATAAACTCTTTGTCACCAATGATGCTGCAACAATAGTAAATGAGCTTGAGGTTCAGCATCCTGCAGctaaaattttggtttttgcTGGAAAAGCACAGCAAGAAGAAATTGGGGATGGAGCTAATTTGACTATTTCATTTGCTGGGGAACTTCTGCAGAATGCAGAGGAACTCATTAGGATGGGGCTGCACCCTAGTGAGGTTATAATTGGATACACAAAGGCTATCAATAAG ACAATCGAGATATTGGAGGAATTGGTTGAAAGTGGTTCGGAGAATATGAATGTGAGAGAAAAAGACGAAGTTATTTCACGAATGCGATCTGCAGTTGCCAGCAAACAATTTGGACTGGAGGATAAAATGTGTTCTCTAATTGCTGAT GCTTGTATTCAGGTTTGCCCCAAGAACCCATCCAATTTCAATGTGGATAATGTCCGAGTTGCTAAGCTCTTGGGTGGAGGTCTACATGATTCCACTATAGTTCGAGGTATTGTATTGAAGAATGACGCTGTGGGGACTATTAAGAGAATTGAGAAGGCCAAG GTTGCTGTTTTTGTTGGGGGTGTTGATACATCAGCTACAGAAACAAAAGGAACTGTCCTTATACATAGTGCTGAGCAG CTTGAGAATTATTCAAAGACCGAAGAATCAAAAGTTGAGGAACTCATCAAAGCAGTTGCAGATGCTGGTGCCAAGGTCATAGTTAGTGGAGCAGCTGTTGGGGAAATGGCTTTGCACTTCTGTGAGCGCTATAA ACTCATGGTGTTAAAAATCAGCTCCAAATTTGAGCTTCGTCGTTTTTGTCGCACCACTGGCGCTGTTGGTCTT TTAAAGCTGAGTCAGCCTAATTCAGATGACCTTGGATATGTTGATTCCATCTCAGTGGAGGAAATAGGTGGAGCCAGA GTTACAGTTGTAAAAAATGAACAAGGTGGAAACTCAGTGTCCACTGTTGTTCTGCGAGGTAGCACTGATAGCATCCTGGATGACCTTGAAAGGGCTGTTGATGATGGTGTGAATACATACAAG GCTATGTGCAGGGACAGTCGGATAATTCCTGGAGCTGCAGCTACTGAAATTGAATTGGCCAAAAGGCTCAAGGAATTTTCTTTCAAAGAAACTGG GTTGGATCAGTATGCAGTTTCCAAATTTGCTGAAAGTTTTGAAATGGTACCTAAAACTTTGGCGGACAATGCTGGGCTCAATGCAATggagatcatatcatcaatgTATGCCGAACATGCATCTGGTAACACAAAAGTGGGCATTGATCTGGAAGAAGGTCTCTGCAAGGATGTGTCTTCAAAGAATGTATGGGATCTCTACATCACGAA ATTATTCGCTCTAAAGCATGCTGCTGATGCTGCCTGCACTGTCTTGCGAGTAGATCAG ATCATAATGGCCAAGCCAGCCGGTGGTCCAAAGAGGCCAGAGCGGGCTGCAGGAATGGATGAGGATTGA
- the LOC142545456 gene encoding putative H/ACA ribonucleoprotein complex subunit 1-like protein 1 has protein sequence MRPPRGRGGGGFRGGRDGGRGSRGGRFGGRFGGGSRGPPRDEGPPSEVVEVSTFVLACEGDAVTKLTNEKIPYFNAPIYLQNKTQIGKVDEIFGPINESYFSIKMMEGIVATSYAAGDKFFIDPAKLLPLSRFLPPPKGQSQAGRGGERGGGGGFRGRSGRGGGFRGRSAPRGGRRGGFRGGSRGGGGGGGFRGRG, from the exons ATGAGACCTCCGAGGGGACGCGGCGGAGGAGGCTTCAGGGGCGGTAGAGACGGTGGACGCGGCTCTAGAGGCGGCAGATTTGGAGGCCGTTTCGGTGGTGGAAGTCGCGGCCCTCCTCGCGATGAAGGCCCTCCTTCAGAAGTTGTTG AGGTTTCTACATTTGTTCTTGCTTGCGAAGGAGATGCGGTCACGAAGCTTACAAATGAGAAAATACCTTACTTCAATGCACCTATCTACCTTCAGAACAAAACGCAAATTGGTAAAGTGGATGAAATTTTTGGCCCCATTAATGAATCT TATTTTTCCATCAAGATGATGGAAGGTATTGTGGCCACGTCGTATGCTGCGGGTGATAAGTTCTTCATAGACCCTGCTAAGCTTTTGCCACTCTCAAGATTTCTACCTCCGCCAAA GGGACAATCACAAGCAGGTAGAGGCGGTGAacgtggaggtggtggtggattTCGTGGAAGAAGTGGACGTGGAGGTGGATTTCGTGGAAGAAGTGCTCCAAGAGGGGGTAGAAGAGGAGGTTTTAGAGGTGGTAGTCGgggtggtggtggaggaggtgggtTCAGGGGCAGAGGGTGA